AGGAGTAAAAGCAAGCTTTCCACAAATAAGATAGTAAGGTCAATCAGAAAATGTAACTCCTTCCATAAGACCATCGATAGTGACTAGTTCATAGTGTCGGCGCCATGACGTCGAAAGCAAATAGAACCCAAACACATTAATGTTGCAAACATTGACAATCGTATTTCCATCTGAACGATGTTTCCAAGGCTTTTATGACGTATGCATATTGTATTTCACCATGCTAAAATCGGGCTGATTTTCGAATATTAATGAATAACACCGGACGGGCTTGCGTCAGTTTTTGGTTTAGTTTAATAATTCGAACGGTGTTCATACATTGCATTAGATACAGCTGCAGTTATTGTGCACAAACATTGAATTAGCCATTATTTCCTGATGCTGAGAAACTTGCTTTTTCCGTTGTATGAAAAATCCCCGATCCGATCGGGTTTGCAAGGCGCGCTAGATTGATTAATCAGCGTGACGTCATTAGTGTCGAAACAATGATGGAGCAACGGCCGGATCATCCTCAGCGCTGGCGAAGCAGAATAAACGAACAGAACGCAATCGGCTGTGTAACTTTATAGCCTGTACCATTTGTTGTACCGGTGACAAGAAAGAAagcatttgcatattttcgaAAGTTTCTTGAAAACGGAATTTGGTATATTGCTAATGGATTTATTCTGTTATTTTTGCGGTATCCTTCTACGTACGTACGCCTCCTTGCGACAATAGCAGATCCGGCTTTAATGACAACGAGATAGCAGATATCCACACAAAATCTTCCAGCACTGTGGACATACAATCCACATTGCTCGCTCGTTCTCACGCATTACGTGTAGTGGTGCACGTAAGTTGGTTGTTTGTGCGAGGTTCGCTCTGAGCAGCAGTTACCGGCGACGTTCGAATCGGACCTCGTCACAGTGGCGTACTGAACGCGGACAGAACAACAGCTCGATCGCAAGCGGAAAACGCGCGATACTGTCTGCAGGTGTTTGCGTTGTCGATCGCTGTAGAAAGTGTGTCCTCTACTTTTGCGGATTGGATTGGTTGATCGGTGATCGGTGATCGGGTGGTTGATTTAGTTAAAGGTTACCTAGTGCTCCCAGATAGTGTTGTAATATCGGGTaatagcacaacaaaaaaaacaaacggcaaTTCGAACGTCCACACCGCAAACATCAATTTAGAATTCGGCTAACGTGCACGTGTTCCCGTGTGAATGTTGATGTAAGTGCTTTGATGAAGGAGATAATGTTATTTATATTGTTGCTCTGTTGCACAAAACCGAAAACTAACTTTGAGCCAGTCATTTTTGATGGCCAAAAGTCGAGGGGAAAGTCTTTGGAAGGACACGCGGGCACGCTTGAACAAACCGTCGCATGGAGAGCCGTGCAAGTAGCATCACTCGAAAGGCGATACCATTCGCTGGGCGGCAGCGGTGACTGATTGTGCGCCGAGCGTTGTGGTGTGTGAGTCGGTGGAGGCTTCGCATTTTCGATATTGCCTCACATTGCACCGGTTTCCGCAAGAACTGTACGGTGCGTGTGCATTTTACAACGTCCAGCGTGTAGGAGAACAGCACACAGAGAGTGTCTTTGCGAGCGACCGAACGACGAACGGTGGCAAGCAGGAAACTGGTTCGATTGTTGAGCAGTTGTAATGCGcagaaaagcagcaaaagagAGATCGCGATCCTAACCGTGAGCGCGTCAAGTGCAGTGGTAGACAGTAAGTTACAGTGCGATCGAGTCGTGATCGATCTTAGCGGAGGTGTGCGATCTTGTTGTGGGTTGCGCGTTACTTAGAGATAATGGTTTTGTTCTGCTAATCGGAAGCTTACCTTAAATTGCTCTGCGCTTTCGGAATATGGATCACaattgattgtgtgtgtgtgtgtgtggacaaAGGTGCGAGAAAGGCGAATTTTAAGAATAGTCTGTTCAAGTGGTAACAACAGTTGGCGGCACACTTAGTGGTGTTTGCACAGCTTACTTAATATGTGAAATGTTTGCTCACTGGAATTCGGCGAATGACACGTATATAGAGAAGATCGCGCTGTATGAAGTTTATGATATGCAAGGTTACCAGAGGTGCATCACATTCCGTGGAGCATTTTCGGAAGCTTTACACCGTGTTCAGAGACGGAATTGCAATTGTGCATAGTTGTAACGGGCCCCAATGTGAAGCGTTGAAGTTGTTCGATTATTAGCTGCGAAATAAATTTTCGCATATGGACAgcattccgttccgttttcgtTGGAAGGGGACGAAGCTTAGGCAAAACCAGCGGCGATTGTTCCCATgaatgaaaatcaaaacatgcaTTACATTGCTTACGTCGGCTACAATTTAGAACCCACTGCCTAGGCGATAGAAAGCTCGCGCTGTAACGCTAAAGCGGCTAGTGGGGTTTCATTCCAAGCATGGTTCTCTGCTACCGTTTGTTTCGGCTCTTCCGCCTTGGGTGAGATTTTGTTTTGACGGAGTTATTGTTGGGGGTACAACATTTATCGCACTGTCAAGACCTTTCAAATTACACGCAAATGCTTTTGATTGCAGTTGATTTGCACAGTTGTAGTTGGTTTTGATGTTCAACATCTtcattaaacatatttcaaaattaaattttgaagagAATTTGCACAATGCCACAAAAATTGGGATATTTTTTACGAAGTTATTTCGTTAAATTTTCCGTAGACAACTTCAACGCCTTTCCAAACAGCAAGGAAAACTCTAGATAGTATGAAAAATTATCTGATCTAAATAAGAATTGAATATTGAAAAACGTAAGTCACTAATTCTTTAAAGTAATCAGCGTAATTCAGTCAACAAATCAACTAAACTATCTAAAATCTATTATACATTTAAGGCTGTTTTACTTGCTTACTTCTTACCTACttacataaaaaatgtatgaGACAACACAGTTTGAGACACTCGCATGTAGCATAAATTAGTCTTTTTTAAACCGATGTTGGTATATGAGGTGGCacttatcatcatcagcacaTATCAGGCGCTTCAACCGCTTTGCGGTCtcggcctgctgcaggagtcctctaaaccgctcacggtcaaGTGCCGTCGTCTGctaatccattatcccggcgcTTCTGACGGATGCATAAACGCAATGACgccatctcaatttggaccGACGACGCCTCCTCTATCCATGTGGACGTCCTAAAAGGACTGGCTGGTGTCATTTTACTGACATGACTGGTGAGCTAGGGAGTCCAATCCGCTGTACGAGAGTGAGTTCGCCGTAGCTcctcattgtagcggctcctccgtTGTCCTTTCACACATACGGTACCAaagatccttctgagcatcttcctctcgaacacgGCAAAGAGGGTTTCGTCGGTTTTGGGCACAGTGCATGTCTCAGAAGCGTATGTGAGTAGCTAGCACCCTAGCCACccctcaacatcaatgttatttttGCTGTTGACTTTTGAGCCaaaataggtgaaatttttgaCGGCTTCGAACGTGCGATCGCCTATTTGTATGTGTTAGAAGAgccgctggtggtgccaccatcaacttggtttttaCCTCCTTAATATCCAATCCGAGGTTTACTGCCGCCTGTTtaatcctttggtaagcatccgtTAAGTAGGAgaaccgtaaaccaatgatgccTGTATCATCTGCGTATGCCAGGATGTGGATtaacttatagaagatggtctccgaagtttccacctccggaTAGCCCTCTCTAGTGTTAGATTGAAGAATAAACAAGCTATCCCATCTCCTTTGCGCAGATTCgtggtggtagcaaagggcCCTGAAAGTTTTCAATCCACAATCACCTGGCATATGACGTTGATTATTGTCATTTgtactagtctggtaagtAAGTAAGCCGGGATTCCAAAAGAGCTCATTGCGTCGTAAAGTTTTACCCTGGCTATGCTGTCGTATGCGCCCTTGAAGTCGATGAAAAGATGGAGTGTAGCTGCTGCTCCGCCATCTTCTTCATGATCTGTcgcatggtgaagatctgatcagtggttgattttccgtttcggaatcctctctgatagtttccaactacctTTTCTATGAATGGGACAAGACGATCTTGTAGTATAAGGAAGATTTTTTGTAGGTGGTATTCAACACCGTAGTATCCCTGTAATTGCTCCACACTAGCTTATCTCCCTTTTTGTATATGGAGTAGATGATACCAAGATTCCAATCACAAGGCATCGATTCACTATCCCATACCTCAGTAATAATTTGATGAATTTCGGTTTCTAGTGCTGCACCTCCATTTTGTATCAGTTCGACTACTATTCCGTCGGTGCTAGGTGCCTTGTTATATTGATATGGTTATGAaaatttttcgatttttaatcgttgtaatgcatttttgtgatttgtttgttgaaacaacaacctcaagaggcttGTCATTTTCTAGCTTTCTtgacccgtagctggataatcagtAATGCGTACgtaggattggtccggatgaaattttggtagGATTGGAACCGATGAAATACATCACCGGGCCGACTCGTACTGTCATTTTCGACATGTTGTCAATTGTACATTATTGaccgaaaatggtgaaaaaagtTTCGACTTCCGCGCAGAACTGCACAAAAAAGAGCTCAAAGAATCCGAATGAGTACAATAAACTCACTTTTATAAGTATAATTTCGCTCGGTGTGAATTTGAATTTGCTCGTTATGCCACTTACTGTTCAAAAGAGAATGCCGGGGGTTTACTGTACATTATCTCAATAACTTCTTATACTTTATGATCTTGCTTACATGTCTCAGCACTAGAGAAAGTTATGTCCCCGAGGTGGGATTATTAACGAAGAAGTTATTACCATTACCTCACAGCGCTATTCTCTTCCGTGTACCGGTAAACAGTAACTATTCCGTTGGTATAGAAACCGGAAACATGCAATATGGGCACTTTGCTTCACGatattttaactattttgtcAAAGGATTCTCAAAGGATACGATAATGGACTTAGTGTTACACACGGAATCAAGTAGCACTGAAACTTTAGCATATTGGGCTTTAGTTTGATTGGCTATTAGTCGAAAACTAAACAAATTTCCTTCGCTTCGCGCTAGAACACTCTCGGAAGGTGTTTTAACTACAACTAAAATCGTGGCACACAAGGCTGCAGAGTGATAACAAGTTTTATAGCCTGCTGGGCCTAATGGTGCAGTTAGTAGCCGGAGCTACTAATAGTGTGCTGCGTATTCTACCCATCCAGCGCACTGAACCATAACACGTTGGGTGTGCAGTTTTGGGTGTGTTATCATGTTTCCGGGGTATGCACTCACAAGACACTTTTACACAGCGAAGCGTTCGGTTTTAGCACCTGGCGTAGGGCGCTAATGACGTGCACGAGCACGCACCACTGTACGCACGCCAACATAGTTGATGGACCGTGAATATGAGTTCACAAGTCGAACCGATTCTATGCCAAATACACATCTTCATACCGTCCACCGTgaagtgagtgtgtgtgtgtgtgttttttaataaCGCGAAGAATTCGAAGTTCACAGTTGAACGATCGGTTGATTGACAAGACGTCGAACTCCTCCGGCTTGATGGTCCACGGGGGTGGTATCTTTCACGCTCAGGGTCATCAGGTGTAACAGTTGGTTTGATTGAGCGGTGTGCGCGTGCCACGGATTAGACAAACTTGTTTCGCTACCATTTACAAGGACAATCAACCCTGCCTGTTGATCCTCGCGATAGGACATTACGTAATGTAGGTTAATCTGTTTGTTCCGATGGTGCGTGTGTATCACTAGGGGTTGTAGTTATCGGCTTGTGTTGCTTCCCGTTCCCATCGTTCGCATGATGCTCAATTTTGTGTTGCGTATCAAACTCAAACCGAGTGAATCGTTTATATACTTTGGGTTGGGCAGGAATTAAATTCAGTTCATTATTGCCTTTCCGCAGAGAAACATAAAGTTGAGTgattaataacaataacatcGTTTCGTCCATAGCAAACTCCAGAAATGGCATCCCGATCACTATTGGTACTGCAGTTGCTGTTCATCCTGGCGCTTAACCTTGGCGGGGCACAATTTTTCAGCCAGCAGCTTAAAAGCGTAATTCAATGGAAGGCGGCAGATTTTGCATTCCCGTCACCGCAGGAACGTGATGAGGCACTGGCATCGGGACGATATGTGCCGGAAAATTGTATACCACTCGACATGGATGTCGACTATTCCAGTAAGTTTCACCTCAAAAGGAAGGCAAAGTGACCTGTTCTGCGGTAACTTATTTTCTGATCTTATTTCAACCCTCTAAATCTAGATCCAGCCCGCTCTCGTTTATTTGTAACGATTCCGAGGTTTGTTCAGGGCATCCCATACACACTGGGCCGTGTTAGTCGGACTCAAGGACCGTCGGGTCCGCTGATAGAGCCCTTCCCGAACGCAGCTATACAGGCGAGACCTGAGAACAACAATTGTCAAGGCATTGTGTCCGTCTTTCGCATAAAGGTGTGTAGTGAGCTGTAGTGAGGAATTTGCAATAAATACAACattaattgtttcttttaccGCATCCAGATTGATGAATGTAATCGAATGTGGGTACTCGATACTGGAAAGATTGGGGAAAGACGCATCTGTCTGCCACAGTTGGTGGTATTTGACATGAAAACCGACAAAATTATCCATCGGTATCAAATTCCTGCCGATCAGCTCGTTTGTGAATTGTCCCTGTTGGTGAACTTGGTACGGATTGAAGCGTGGTAAGCACACTGCTCTGAATTGGTAATAATGAATATCTACATCTCATACACAGCTCGTAGACGTCCAGGACCCGGCGCCTCTCGGATCGTGCAAAAATACGAAGGTATACATGGCGGACGTCACTGCACCGGCGATGATCGTGTACGATATGGCAAGGAGCAAATCGTGGCGCATAACGAATAAACAAATGCATCCCAATCCCGACTATGGCACCTTTACTATCTCGAACGAGAGCTTCGATCTAATGGATGGGATCGTGGCAATGGCGTTGTCTCCCCGTATACCATCGGGTAATGTGGTATTTTCGTCAAACTACGGTACCAACTGGCGCCCATCCAACGATCGACTGATGTATTTCCATGCGCTGGCATCATTGACGGAGAATGCGGTTCGCACTTCTGTGTTGCATAACGACACGGTCTGGGAGCAAGACGCTGAAGCACTGCCACGATCCTTCCGACCAATAGGCATACGTTCATCGCAGGCCGTAGCAGAGGCAATGGACAGCAATGGGAATATGTTCTTTGGATTGGTTGGACAAAATGCAATCGCCTGCTGGGATTCGACGACACCGTACAATCCGGCGAACATGCGCATCGTTGCacaaaatagtgaaacattGCAGTTTCCCAGCGGTGTCAAGATTATACGTAACCGTAAGGGCGCCGAAGAGTTGTGGGTGTTAACGTGCCGTTTCCAGAAGGTGATGACCGGATCGTTGAACACCAACGAAACCAACTTCAGAATACAAGCCATACAGATTCCGGAGTTGCTAGGATATAAAAGCTCCTGTAGAGTATAAAATCTTGGGATGTTGAAACCCCCCAttggagaggaaaaaaagaatggaaataaatcgtTACCATTAGGattacattaatttttacaagtttgttcttttttctcagatattttatttattttacaatgcTACACAACCTGTCCGTTGAAAATGAGTAAAATAGCTTATTAGTATGCTtgaatttatataaaaaatgggACGTTGTTAGATGTTAAcctattttgtttgtaaatattcTGTCTAATGTGCTATTGGTATAATCTAGCTATCTGAACAATTTTGGCTTAACGTTTACACTCATAGCAAAACacttttgaaattatttagaGAGTGGGACGCTAATTTCTCAAATGAGATTCTGTAATCTCAGGACGTAATTTATATtacattattgtttaaaaatgtggTTTTAATTATAATGACATTTTGACGATTTCGTACACAATTTAACAATGTAACAGTTGAGTTATTagtacaaaattaaacaatgtatggtaattaaaatttatggattaaattttcaaataacGACAACTTGTACTTGTTTTGAACTGGTATACAGTTATTGGGTCGTTATACCAGCTCAACTGTTGTTTCTGCTGACGTTAGATGTGCTAGAAAGAGCCAAACATATGTAAACATCTCGTTCTGTTTCTTTCGCAAGTTTGCTCGTCATTTCTGTATTCGTATTTGATGCCTGCAATTCTATTTGGCATTAAACAATTGTAAACATTCCAAACAAATCCGCTTTTTGGATACAGGTGCTTTgttataacattaaaaaaaggtcAGTGTTCAGTTATGGCATAGAATAGTTATCATTCAAACGAACACACTGGACGTTCGTTGATAATTCTCATAGAATACAAAACTCTTACTGCAAAGATACCATTTCTAATGCTTCTGTTgtttttacacaattttagCCCTGTAATATTGCGGTCTGCAACTATAAAAGTGTCGCCATTACATCGCCTTAAATTAACAACAGTCTGGCAACATACAACGCAACATCATGACGAAACTTTTTGAATGGTTTATGGCTGCGGCTTGCTTTTTCAGCGTCTATTTTGCAATAGTTCTGCGTCAGGTGAGGCATGAAGTGTTGGATCAGTACATGCTGGAAATTCAGCTTTCGCCAATATTTCTGGTGCTAATTTTCGGTGTAAGTAGATAGCAAATAGCTAACAAATTACAACTGTTCGATGCTCAATATTTTCGCACACTTTTCTATTCAGTTGTTCTCGGCCACCGTGGTGTTATATCGAACTTTCACATTTAATGACTGCCAGGAAGCCGCCAAGGAGCTGATGGAACAGATTAAGGAAGCTAAAGCTGATCTGAGAAGCAAAGGTTTAGTGTTGAGTGATTAGCAGTTTGGGCATTTACCGCTGatagcgtttgttttgtaaataaagtttttaaaaaagttACAGGAATTGCAATGTAAGGGGCAATCATCCACGCGAGAGCCAATgctttaatgttgttttatcaTCCGACCGTGCGTAATGTgcataaacaaacgaaattCCACCTCCACAAACGAAAATCCACCTACTCCGAATGAgtcatttgaaaacaaatgtatatggaatttatttttaaattgcaaacACAAATTACGCTTCAAATCTAATATTTAATGTATGCTCTTATGAAGGTTTTTTACAAACCCGTTCAAATG
This region of Anopheles marshallii chromosome 2, idAnoMarsDA_429_01, whole genome shotgun sequence genomic DNA includes:
- the LOC128719580 gene encoding protein yellow-like, whose amino-acid sequence is MASRSLLVLQLLFILALNLGGAQFFSQQLKSVIQWKAADFAFPSPQERDEALASGRYVPENCIPLDMDVDYSNPARSRLFVTIPRFVQGIPYTLGRVSRTQGPSGPLIEPFPNAAIQARPENNNCQGIVSVFRIKIDECNRMWVLDTGKIGERRICLPQLVVFDMKTDKIIHRYQIPADQLVCELSLLVNLLVDVQDPAPLGSCKNTKVYMADVTAPAMIVYDMARSKSWRITNKQMHPNPDYGTFTISNESFDLMDGIVAMALSPRIPSGNVVFSSNYGTNWRPSNDRLMYFHALASLTENAVRTSVLHNDTVWEQDAEALPRSFRPIGIRSSQAVAEAMDSNGNMFFGLVGQNAIACWDSTTPYNPANMRIVAQNSETLQFPSGVKIIRNRKGAEELWVLTCRFQKVMTGSLNTNETNFRIQAIQIPELLGYKSSCRV
- the LOC128707830 gene encoding dolichol-phosphate mannosyltransferase subunit 3 encodes the protein MTKLFEWFMAAACFFSVYFAIVLRQVRHEVLDQYMLEIQLSPIFLVLIFGLFSATVVLYRTFTFNDCQEAAKELMEQIKEAKADLRSKGLVLSD